The segment CTTCCCGGCCCACAAGAGCGTCCTGGCCGCCGCCTCGCCCTTCTTCCAcgacaagctgctgctgcaggacggGGGgcgcctgctgctgccccccgccATCGACCCCGAGGCTTTCGAGGGTCTCCTGCACCTCATCTACTCGGGGCGCTTGAcgctgctgctggaggccctGCCCGGCCACCTCCTGGTGGCCAGCGGCTTGCAGATGTGGCACGTTGTGGACCAGTGCTCCGAAATCCTGCGGGAGCTGGAGGGGGGCCCGTGCCGCTGGGCCGGGCGAAGCGGCGGCGAGGCCACGGTGGTGGCGGCATCGAGCGGGCGAGGTGGCGGCGGGGACGCGGCGCCGTGCGGTGCCCGCAGTGGGGACGGGGGCCGCGGTGGCCTCGTGGCCCGCGCGGGGCGGCGAGGGGGCGGCGTGGGCCGACGCGGCGGCGACCTCGTTCCCCAAGGATGGCGGGGACGAGGTCCTCAAGATCCGCCTGGCCGCCGACGTGGCCTCGGCGGCGGCGACGTCGTCACTGGGCTCACTGCTGAAGGACGCTGGCGACGAGGTCCTCAAGATCTGCgtggaggaggacgaggaggaagaggaggaggaggaggaaggcggaGGCCGCCGGCGCCGCCACCGCGGCGACAAAGCCCTGCAGATcgtgctggaggaggaggaggaagaggaggaagacgGGGCCGTGGTGGCGCCTCCGGAAAGCACCTCCAAGGTCTTCTACGTCAAGCAGGAGGCCGGCGGTGACGCCGCCATcaccgccgccgcctccgccacCACCTTCCTACCGGCAGCGGAGGCTCACGGCGACTTCTCCCCGGCGGAGGTGAGCTACATCATCCCCtcgagcggcggcggcggcggcggcgtggCGGCGTCCGCGTTCCCCCAGCCCTCGTGGAAGCCGGTGGACCTGCACGGCAACGAGATCCTGGCGCAGGCGGCGCACGGGCAGGCGCTGCACGCGCCGGTGAAGCTGGGGGCGGCCCCCGACGGCAAACGCTTCGGCTGCTTGTGCGGGAAGCGCTTCGCCGTCAAGCCCAAGCGGGACCGGCACATCATGCTGACCTTCAGCCTGCGGCCCTTCGCCTGCGCCGCCTGCCACAAGCGCTTCAAGCTCAAGCACCACCTGACGGAGCACATGAAGACCCACGAGGGCGCCGGGCGCGCCTGCGAGCGCTGCGGGCGCCGCTTCCGCCTGCGCAGCGGGCTGGCCAAGCACCGGCCCCTCTGCCAGGGGCcgcgctgggggggggggctgctgggcctgcGAGTGaatttggggtttttttttggggggtggggggagagtaGGGGGTGTAGGGGGCATGGGGGAAGGTGGAGGGAATGGGGGAGGAATGGGGGGGGAGGaatgggggtgtgggggggaatAGGGATgtgggggggaatgggggtgcGGGGGGAAATAGGGATatgggggggaaatggggatACGGGGGGAATAGGGATGTGGGGAGGAATGGGGGTGCGGGGAGGAATGGAGATATGGGGGGGGAATAGGGATATgggggggaatggggatggggggaatagggatatgggatgggggTGTGGGGAATGTAGATGTGGGATGGGGGTGCggggatgggggaaggtggAGGGATGTGGGGGAGAATATGGATatggggtgggggtgtggggaATGCAAATATGGGATGGGAGTGCGGGGATGGGGGGAGAATGGCGGAATGGGATGGGGTTGTAGGGATAGGGGAAGGTGGGGAGATAGGGGAAGGTGGGGGGATAGGGGATGTGTGGGGGgattggggacatggggggtaatagggatatgggatggggttgtagggatgggggaaggtggggggataggggatgtgggggggggaatggggatcTGGGATTGGGGTGTGGGGTGATGGAGGAATGGGGACATAGAGGGGGCATAGGGACAGGGGAAGGTGTgggaggggacatggggacaaggggagGACATAGGTGGCATGGGGACAAagggggggcatggggacaggAAGGCACGGGAGTAGGCATGGGG is part of the Anas acuta chromosome W, bAnaAcu1.1, whole genome shotgun sequence genome and harbors:
- the ZBTB9 gene encoding LOW QUALITY PROTEIN: zinc finger and BTB domain-containing protein 9 (The sequence of the model RefSeq protein was modified relative to this genomic sequence to represent the inferred CDS: deleted 2 bases in 2 codons), with protein sequence MAAEGGRVQISFPQHAAALLDSLNRLRLEGKFCDVAVHVGGRVFPAHKSVLAAASPFFHDKLLLQDGGRLLLPPAIDPEAFEGLLHLIYSGRLTLLLEALPGHLLVASGLQMWHVVDQCSEILRELEGGPCRWAGRSGGEATVVAHRAGEVAAGTRRRAVPAVGTGAAVASWPARGGEGAAWADAAATSFPKDGGDEVLKIRLAADVASAAATSSLGSLLKDAGDEVLKICVEEDEEEEEEEEEGGGRRRRHRGDKALQIVLEEEEEEEEDGAVVAPPESTSKVFYVKQEAGGDAAITAAASATTFLPAAEAHGDFSPAEVSYIIPSSGGGGGGVAASAFPQPSWKPVDLHGNEILAQAAHGQALHAPVKLGAAPDGKRFGCLCGKRFAVKPKRDRHIMLTFSLRPFACAACHKRFKLKHHLTEHMKTHEGAGRACERCGRRFRLRSGLAKHRPLCQGPRWGGGCWACE